The Miscanthus floridulus cultivar M001 chromosome 17, ASM1932011v1, whole genome shotgun sequence genome has a window encoding:
- the LOC136515148 gene encoding uncharacterized protein, whose product MDVFNGVRFVRLRCCARRGKYLAADADGSSVCLTGQRGVHNAVWAVHHAAGPDGGPCVLLRGAYGRYLLATSVQAGTGPSHGVVTAQDGLGGSPPPPGMLWQAIPRRTTFVIRSGTGRYLRANGRYLRWRRAVTSAGDNGSTMMQWDIENVPIRMTRPCILDPTYQLTHARRRPLTESEVARQIRYVRGETDGSVNEGAWRTMQLNTHNLMQLRLTLACRLGASIDVTRTTLCVRAGRYAHLSPLLVDLPIGNDRIDIVILNHGTQGELETFTSPQNSQIRSGNYMTRKFFLSLCFLPFT is encoded by the exons ATGGACGTGTTCAACGGGGTGCGGTTCGTGCGGCTGCGGTGCTGCGCGCGGCGCGGCAAGTACCTGGCGGCCGACGCCGACGGGTCGAGCGTGTGCCTGACGGGGCAGCGCGGCGTGCACAACGCGGTGTGGGCGGTGCACCACGCGGCGGGGCCCGACGGCGGGCCCTGCGTGCTCCTCCGCGGCGCCTACGGCCGGTACCTCCTGGCCACCAGCGTGCAGGCCGGCACGGGGCCCTCCCACGGCGTGGTCACCGCGCAGGACGGGCTCGGCggctccccgccgccgcccgGGATGCTGTGGCAGGCCATCCCGCGACGGACCACCTTCGTCATCCGCAGCGGCACGGGACGGTACCTCCGCGCCAATGGCCGGTACCTCCGGTGGCGCAGGGCCGTCACCTCCGCCGGCGACAACGGCAGCACCATGATGCAGTGGGACATCGAGAACGTGCCCATCAGGATGACTCGACCCTGCATCCTTGATCCCACCTACCAG CTGACGCATGCGCGGCGGCGGCCGCTGACGGAGAGCGAGGTGGCGCGGCAGATCCGGTACGTGCGCGGCGAGACGGACGGGAGCGTGAACGAGGGAGCGTGGAGGACGATGCAGCTCAACACCCACAACCTGATGCAGCTGCGGCTCACGCTGGCGTGCCGCCTCGGCGCCAGCATTGACGTCACCCGCACCACCCTCTGCGTCCGCGCCGGCCGCTACGCACACCTCAGCCCCCTGCTCGTCGACCTGCCCATCGGCAATGACCGCATCGACATTGTCATCCTCAACCACGGCACACAAGGTGAGCTTGAGACGTTCACTTCACCTCAGAATTCTCAGATCAGATCAGGCAATTACATGACGAGAAAGTTCTTCCTATCCCTGTGCTTTCTGCCATTTACATGA
- the LOC136517652 gene encoding uncharacterized protein, which yields MAMELPLFLGDGPDAALFSCLWSSFPDDLQQPPQESVAELKQTLLATTLELEAAREELKRKEQSIAKLAELVREVAKERDDARDQLQSLRLLAAQAAAAAAAAPAPPLVTSSVTDSDCSLVSSPVDPFFDPVTSADRRCKLSPATPPAAAAAAAAPKQQCRPGGGVGVGSAADAVLDMLASKRPLPHKGRLLASVMEAGPLLQNLLVAGQLPRWRNPPTVRAPDTLPLGAAHAGYVAAPVAAAGSDAVTLASTACMKRQMSMLPLTPMLPAASCSPGFIAKRQRLH from the exons ATGGCCATGGAACTTCCTCTCTTCCTCGGCGACGGCCCGGACGCCGCCCTCTTCTCCTGCCTCTGGTCCTCCTTCCCCGACGATCTGCAGCAGCCCCCGCAAGAG AGCGTGGCGGAGCTGAAGCAGACGCTGCTAGCGACGACGCTGGAGCTGGAGGCGGCGAGGGAGGAGCTGAAGCGCAAGGAGCAGAGCATCGCCAAGCTGGCCGAGCTGGTCCGCGAGGTGGCCAAGGAGCGCGACGACGCGCGGGACCAGCTGCAGAGCCTCCGCCTCCTGGCCgcccaggcggcggcggcggctgctgcggcaCCCGCGCCGCCGCTCGTCACTTCCAGCGTCACCGACTCCGACTGCAGCCTCGTCTCGTCCCCCGTCGACCCGTTCTTCGACCCCGTCACCTCCGCCGACAGGCGCTGCAAGCTCAGCCCCGCCACGCCAcccgcggctgcggctgcggcggcaGCGCCCAAGCAGCAGTGCCGTCCCggaggcggcgtcggcgtcgggtcGGCGGCCGACGCCGTGCTCGATATGCTCGCCAGCAAGAGGCCCCTGCCACACAAAGGACGCCTGCTGGCCTCCGTCATGGAGGCGGGGCCTCTGCTGCAGAACCTGCTCGTCGCCGGGCAGCTCCCGCGGTGGCGCAACCCGCCCACGGTGCGCGCCCCGGACACGCTCCCTCTCGGTGCCGCTCACGCTGGGTACGTCGCCGCGCCCGTGGCCGCTGCCGGCTCCGACGCCGTCACGTTGGCCTCCACCGCCTGCATGAAGCGGCAGATGTCCATGCTCCCGCTGACGCCCATGCTTCCCGCCGCCAGCTGCTCGCCGGGCTTCATCGCCAAGCGGCAGAGGCTGCACTGA